One genomic window of Pungitius pungitius chromosome 11, fPunPun2.1, whole genome shotgun sequence includes the following:
- the kel gene encoding kell blood group glycoprotein isoform X3 has product MTETPIELELSVKPSQSESGRGLQPPPLFQLPLTDQDPSDNDQQTQLQLERQLSESNPEAQQQAKPRWINPRRLLLLLLGFSLCSAILGLFYYMHYRHLNSNIQTVTPCLSPACRWASARLSISVDPFTQPCDYFLFSCGSDILSPNKGGRQRGQDIPGHPQNLKENAGRKGQRKEKIPDRRTVLLQYLREILGKSNDRPVSSAVQKAKGFYHSCLDTESIETAGADPFLALIQKLGGWAVSGQWNRTDFNSTLSLLMRDYATFPFFNLYVGRDPNEMPRGTTKRYIQIDQPDLLIPVQWNSKTLKSQAETQTLRPFLESCQRYLALLGAPPSRSMIHVGTFISLSSELAVAAAPLHVRLSRGQLHRRMTIAELQKQAPAIDWLGCLRAAFHPLPLFKDDHVLLHNLPYITQMSRTIGKWLTKHELSTSSPVHTYMVLNLLHTLIPALDSRFLETANNLSVALGEAEGVADRWKRCVFETERGFDHVLTHLLSERTALREAEEIVQNIFSSFKSTLHELKWTDQKSLQFVMKKVESLIPRLWTTKEISSEAELDLLFSKVTVGKKSFFSNYVQLLSFWRKRRSQLLTGPAEAADGSLSVTPFFLGDELLFPMGMFIPPLFHPTYPRAMNYGLMGFLIAKDILHLILPDVYSRSEMVHTVGECVWAHYLAVTKEAGGGGGEFSLSAAQQQEVWVQYSALQIALQAYHRSLKNHPRDTSISGLSHTRLFLTSFSQVHCDSDEYSQFMPLEPSFLITVICVNSDLCPTSLQCPNKTQQQHSLGTC; this is encoded by the exons ATGACTGAAACTCCAATAGAACTTGAG CTATCTGTCAAGCCGTCACAGTCAGAATCTGGGAGGGGGCTCCAGCCTCCACCTCTGTTTCAGCTGCCACTCACCGACCAGGATCCCTCCGACAACGACCAACAAACGCAGCTCCAGCTTGAGCGCCAGCTGTCCGAGTCGAACCccgaggcccagcagcaggcAAAGCCGAGGTGGATAAATCCTCGAaggctgcttctcctccttttggGCTTCTCCTTATGTAGTGCCATTCTGGGACTTTTTTATTATATGCATTATAGACATCTAAATAGCAATATCCAGACAG TGACTCCATGTCTCTCCCCAGCCTGCCGCTGGGCCTCAGCCCGTCTGTCCATATCTGTCGATCCCTTCACGCAGCCCTGCGATTACTTCTTGTTCTCATGTGGATCTGATATACTTTCCCCGAACAAGGGCGGGAGGCAAAGAGGGCAGGACATCCCTGGGCATCCACAGAACCTGAAGGAAAATGCTGGGAGGAAAGgacagagaaaggagaaaataCCGGACAGAAGAACAGTGCTGCTGCAATATCTCAGGGAGATTTTAGGTA AATCAAATGACAGACCGGTTAGTTCAGCGGTCCAAAAGGCCAAAGGCTTTTACCATTCCTGTTTGGACACCGAATCCATTGAAACAGCTGGAGCAGACCCCTTCCTCGCACTCATCCAGAAG CTCGGTGGCTGGGCCGTGTCGGGCCAGTGGAATCGGACCGACTTTAACTCCACCTTGAGCCTGCTCATGAGAGACTACGCCACCTTCCCGTTCTTCAACCTCTATGTGGGAAGAGACCCGAATGAAATGCCCCGCGGGACAACTAAAAGATACATACAG ATCGATCAGCCAGATCTGTTGATCCCGGTCCAATGGAACAGCAAGACACTGAAGTCTCAAGCTGAAACGCAG ACGCTACGTCCCTTCTTGGAATCGTGTCAGAGGTACCTGGCGTTGTTGGGGGCCCCGCCCAGCCGCAGCATGATCCACGTGGGCACGTTCATCTCTCTGTCCTCCGAGCTCGCCGTGGCGGCGGCACCTTTGCACGTTCGCCTTTCGAGAGGACAGCTTCATCGGCGCATGACCATCGCAGAACTGCAG AAACAGGCCCCGGCCATCGATTGGCTGGGCTGTCTGCGGGCCGCTTTCCATCCACTGCCGCTCTTCAAAGACGATCACGTCCTTCTGCATAATTTACCTTACATTACGCAAATGTCCCGCACCATTGGCAAATGGCTGACCAAGCACGAGCTGAGCACCAG CAGCCCCGTTCATACGTACATGGTCCTCAACCTGCTGCACACCCTGATACCTGCCCTGGACTCCAGGTTTTTGGAAACGGCGAACAATTTGTCTGTGGCTCTGGGTGAGGCCGAAGGG GTAGCCGATCGCTGGAAACGCTGCGTGTTCGAAACCGAGCGAGGATTTGACCACGTTCTTACACACCTTCTCAGTGAGAGGACAGCGCTCAGAGAG GCAGAGGAGAttgttcaaaatatattttcatcctTCAAGTCCACATTACATGAACTCAAATGGACAGATCAGAAGTCTCTCCAGTTTGTCATGAAGAAG GTTGAGTCTTTAATTCCAAGACTTTGGACTACAAAGGAGATTTCTAGTGAGGCTGAGCTCGACCTTCTTTTTTCCAAG GTAACAGTTGGCAAAAAAAGCTTCTTCTCCAACTATGTCCAGTTACTTTCCTTTTGGCGAAAGCGACGCAGTCAGCTGTTGACCGGGCCGGCTGAGGCGGCTGACGG AAGTCTTTCTGTCACACCGTTTTTCCTCGGCGATGAGCTCCTCTTTCCCATGGGAATGTTCATCCCTCCTCTCTTCCATCCTACCTATCCTAG GGCCATGAATTATGGTTTGATGGGTTTCCTTATTGCCAAAGACATCCTCCACTTGATTTTGCCTGATG TTTACTCTCGGAGTGAGATGGTGCACACTGTCGGGGAATGTGTGTGGGCTCACTACCTCGCTGTGACAAAAGAAgcgggcggcggcggtggagaGTTTTCTCTGTcagcggcgcagcagcaggaggtgtgGGTGCAGTATTCTGCATTGCAGATAGCATTGCAG GCTTATCATCGGAGTCTAAAGAACCATCCAAGGGACACGTCCATCTCAGGACTATCACACACACGTCTCTTTCTCACATCTTTTTCACAG GTTCACTGTGACTCAGACGAATACAGCCAATTCATGCCCTTAGAGCCTTCCTTCTTGATTACAGTCATTTGCGTCAATTCTGATCTGTGTCCTACGAGCCTGCAGTGTCCCAATAAAACTCAGCAGCAGCATTCATTAGGAACATGCTGA
- the kel gene encoding kell blood group glycoprotein isoform X2, whose amino-acid sequence MTETPIELELSVKPSQSESGRGLQPPPLFQLPLTDQDPSDNDQQTQLQLERQLSESNPEAQQQAKPRWINPRRLLLLLLGFSLCSAILGLFYYMHYRHLNSNIQTVTPCLSPACRWASARLSISVDPFTQPCDYFLFSCGSDILSPNKGGRQRGQDIPGHPQNLKENAGRKGQRKEKIPDRRTVLLQYLREILGSESNDRPVSSAVQKAKGFYHSCLDTESIETAGADPFLALIQKLGGWAVSGQWNRTDFNSTLSLLMRDYATFPFFNLYVGRDPNEMPRGTTKRYIQIDQPDLLIPVQWNSKTLKSQAETQTLRPFLESCQRYLALLGAPPSRSMIHVGTFISLSSELAVAAAPLHVRLSRGQLHRRMTIAELQKQAPAIDWLGCLRAAFHPLPLFKDDHVLLHNLPYITQMSRTIGKWLTKHELSTSSPVHTYMVLNLLHTLIPALDSRFLETANNLSVALGEAEGVADRWKRCVFETERGFDHVLTHLLSERTALREAEEIVQNIFSSFKSTLHELKWTDQKSLQFVMKKVESLIPRLWTTKEISSEAELDLLFSKVTVGKKSFFSNYVQLLSFWRKRRSQLLTGPAEAADGLSVTPFFLGDELLFPMGMFIPPLFHPTYPRAMNYGLMGFLIAKDILHLILPDVYSRSEMVHTVGECVWAHYLAVTKEAGGGGGEFSLSAAQQQEVWVQYSALQIALQAYHRSLKNHPRDTSISGLSHTRLFLTSFSQVHCDSDEYSQFMPLEPSFLITVICVNSDLCPTSLQCPNKTQQQHSLGTC is encoded by the exons ATGACTGAAACTCCAATAGAACTTGAG CTATCTGTCAAGCCGTCACAGTCAGAATCTGGGAGGGGGCTCCAGCCTCCACCTCTGTTTCAGCTGCCACTCACCGACCAGGATCCCTCCGACAACGACCAACAAACGCAGCTCCAGCTTGAGCGCCAGCTGTCCGAGTCGAACCccgaggcccagcagcaggcAAAGCCGAGGTGGATAAATCCTCGAaggctgcttctcctccttttggGCTTCTCCTTATGTAGTGCCATTCTGGGACTTTTTTATTATATGCATTATAGACATCTAAATAGCAATATCCAGACAG TGACTCCATGTCTCTCCCCAGCCTGCCGCTGGGCCTCAGCCCGTCTGTCCATATCTGTCGATCCCTTCACGCAGCCCTGCGATTACTTCTTGTTCTCATGTGGATCTGATATACTTTCCCCGAACAAGGGCGGGAGGCAAAGAGGGCAGGACATCCCTGGGCATCCACAGAACCTGAAGGAAAATGCTGGGAGGAAAGgacagagaaaggagaaaataCCGGACAGAAGAACAGTGCTGCTGCAATATCTCAGGGAGATTTTAGGTAGTG AATCAAATGACAGACCGGTTAGTTCAGCGGTCCAAAAGGCCAAAGGCTTTTACCATTCCTGTTTGGACACCGAATCCATTGAAACAGCTGGAGCAGACCCCTTCCTCGCACTCATCCAGAAG CTCGGTGGCTGGGCCGTGTCGGGCCAGTGGAATCGGACCGACTTTAACTCCACCTTGAGCCTGCTCATGAGAGACTACGCCACCTTCCCGTTCTTCAACCTCTATGTGGGAAGAGACCCGAATGAAATGCCCCGCGGGACAACTAAAAGATACATACAG ATCGATCAGCCAGATCTGTTGATCCCGGTCCAATGGAACAGCAAGACACTGAAGTCTCAAGCTGAAACGCAG ACGCTACGTCCCTTCTTGGAATCGTGTCAGAGGTACCTGGCGTTGTTGGGGGCCCCGCCCAGCCGCAGCATGATCCACGTGGGCACGTTCATCTCTCTGTCCTCCGAGCTCGCCGTGGCGGCGGCACCTTTGCACGTTCGCCTTTCGAGAGGACAGCTTCATCGGCGCATGACCATCGCAGAACTGCAG AAACAGGCCCCGGCCATCGATTGGCTGGGCTGTCTGCGGGCCGCTTTCCATCCACTGCCGCTCTTCAAAGACGATCACGTCCTTCTGCATAATTTACCTTACATTACGCAAATGTCCCGCACCATTGGCAAATGGCTGACCAAGCACGAGCTGAGCACCAG CAGCCCCGTTCATACGTACATGGTCCTCAACCTGCTGCACACCCTGATACCTGCCCTGGACTCCAGGTTTTTGGAAACGGCGAACAATTTGTCTGTGGCTCTGGGTGAGGCCGAAGGG GTAGCCGATCGCTGGAAACGCTGCGTGTTCGAAACCGAGCGAGGATTTGACCACGTTCTTACACACCTTCTCAGTGAGAGGACAGCGCTCAGAGAG GCAGAGGAGAttgttcaaaatatattttcatcctTCAAGTCCACATTACATGAACTCAAATGGACAGATCAGAAGTCTCTCCAGTTTGTCATGAAGAAG GTTGAGTCTTTAATTCCAAGACTTTGGACTACAAAGGAGATTTCTAGTGAGGCTGAGCTCGACCTTCTTTTTTCCAAG GTAACAGTTGGCAAAAAAAGCTTCTTCTCCAACTATGTCCAGTTACTTTCCTTTTGGCGAAAGCGACGCAGTCAGCTGTTGACCGGGCCGGCTGAGGCGGCTGACGG TCTTTCTGTCACACCGTTTTTCCTCGGCGATGAGCTCCTCTTTCCCATGGGAATGTTCATCCCTCCTCTCTTCCATCCTACCTATCCTAG GGCCATGAATTATGGTTTGATGGGTTTCCTTATTGCCAAAGACATCCTCCACTTGATTTTGCCTGATG TTTACTCTCGGAGTGAGATGGTGCACACTGTCGGGGAATGTGTGTGGGCTCACTACCTCGCTGTGACAAAAGAAgcgggcggcggcggtggagaGTTTTCTCTGTcagcggcgcagcagcaggaggtgtgGGTGCAGTATTCTGCATTGCAGATAGCATTGCAG GCTTATCATCGGAGTCTAAAGAACCATCCAAGGGACACGTCCATCTCAGGACTATCACACACACGTCTCTTTCTCACATCTTTTTCACAG GTTCACTGTGACTCAGACGAATACAGCCAATTCATGCCCTTAGAGCCTTCCTTCTTGATTACAGTCATTTGCGTCAATTCTGATCTGTGTCCTACGAGCCTGCAGTGTCCCAATAAAACTCAGCAGCAGCATTCATTAGGAACATGCTGA
- the kel gene encoding kell blood group glycoprotein isoform X4, whose amino-acid sequence MTETPIELELSVKPSQSESGRGLQPPPLFQLPLTDQDPSDNDQQTQLQLERQLSESNPEAQQQAKPRWINPRRLLLLLLGFSLCSAILGLFYYMHYRHLNSNIQTVTPCLSPACRWASARLSISVDPFTQPCDYFLFSCGSDILSPNKGGRQRGQDIPGHPQNLKENAGRKGQRKEKIPDRRTVLLQYLREILGSESNDRPVSSAVQKAKGFYHSCLDTESIETAGADPFLALIQKLGGWAVSGQWNRTDFNSTLSLLMRDYATFPFFNLYVGRDPNEMPRGTTKRYIQIDQPDLLIPVQWNSKTLKSQAETQTLRPFLESCQRYLALLGAPPSRSMIHVGTFISLSSELAVAAAPLHVRLSRGQLHRRMTIAELQKQAPAIDWLGCLRAAFHPLPLFKDDHVLLHNLPYITQMSRTIGKWLTKHELSTSPVHTYMVLNLLHTLIPALDSRFLETANNLSVALGEAEGVADRWKRCVFETERGFDHVLTHLLSERTALREAEEIVQNIFSSFKSTLHELKWTDQKSLQFVMKKVESLIPRLWTTKEISSEAELDLLFSKVTVGKKSFFSNYVQLLSFWRKRRSQLLTGPAEAADGSLSVTPFFLGDELLFPMGMFIPPLFHPTYPRAMNYGLMGFLIAKDILHLILPDVYSRSEMVHTVGECVWAHYLAVTKEAGGGGGEFSLSAAQQQEVWVQYSALQIALQAYHRSLKNHPRDTSISGLSHTRLFLTSFSQVHCDSDEYSQFMPLEPSFLITVICVNSDLCPTSLQCPNKTQQQHSLGTC is encoded by the exons ATGACTGAAACTCCAATAGAACTTGAG CTATCTGTCAAGCCGTCACAGTCAGAATCTGGGAGGGGGCTCCAGCCTCCACCTCTGTTTCAGCTGCCACTCACCGACCAGGATCCCTCCGACAACGACCAACAAACGCAGCTCCAGCTTGAGCGCCAGCTGTCCGAGTCGAACCccgaggcccagcagcaggcAAAGCCGAGGTGGATAAATCCTCGAaggctgcttctcctccttttggGCTTCTCCTTATGTAGTGCCATTCTGGGACTTTTTTATTATATGCATTATAGACATCTAAATAGCAATATCCAGACAG TGACTCCATGTCTCTCCCCAGCCTGCCGCTGGGCCTCAGCCCGTCTGTCCATATCTGTCGATCCCTTCACGCAGCCCTGCGATTACTTCTTGTTCTCATGTGGATCTGATATACTTTCCCCGAACAAGGGCGGGAGGCAAAGAGGGCAGGACATCCCTGGGCATCCACAGAACCTGAAGGAAAATGCTGGGAGGAAAGgacagagaaaggagaaaataCCGGACAGAAGAACAGTGCTGCTGCAATATCTCAGGGAGATTTTAGGTAGTG AATCAAATGACAGACCGGTTAGTTCAGCGGTCCAAAAGGCCAAAGGCTTTTACCATTCCTGTTTGGACACCGAATCCATTGAAACAGCTGGAGCAGACCCCTTCCTCGCACTCATCCAGAAG CTCGGTGGCTGGGCCGTGTCGGGCCAGTGGAATCGGACCGACTTTAACTCCACCTTGAGCCTGCTCATGAGAGACTACGCCACCTTCCCGTTCTTCAACCTCTATGTGGGAAGAGACCCGAATGAAATGCCCCGCGGGACAACTAAAAGATACATACAG ATCGATCAGCCAGATCTGTTGATCCCGGTCCAATGGAACAGCAAGACACTGAAGTCTCAAGCTGAAACGCAG ACGCTACGTCCCTTCTTGGAATCGTGTCAGAGGTACCTGGCGTTGTTGGGGGCCCCGCCCAGCCGCAGCATGATCCACGTGGGCACGTTCATCTCTCTGTCCTCCGAGCTCGCCGTGGCGGCGGCACCTTTGCACGTTCGCCTTTCGAGAGGACAGCTTCATCGGCGCATGACCATCGCAGAACTGCAG AAACAGGCCCCGGCCATCGATTGGCTGGGCTGTCTGCGGGCCGCTTTCCATCCACTGCCGCTCTTCAAAGACGATCACGTCCTTCTGCATAATTTACCTTACATTACGCAAATGTCCCGCACCATTGGCAAATGGCTGACCAAGCACGAGCTGAGCACCAG CCCCGTTCATACGTACATGGTCCTCAACCTGCTGCACACCCTGATACCTGCCCTGGACTCCAGGTTTTTGGAAACGGCGAACAATTTGTCTGTGGCTCTGGGTGAGGCCGAAGGG GTAGCCGATCGCTGGAAACGCTGCGTGTTCGAAACCGAGCGAGGATTTGACCACGTTCTTACACACCTTCTCAGTGAGAGGACAGCGCTCAGAGAG GCAGAGGAGAttgttcaaaatatattttcatcctTCAAGTCCACATTACATGAACTCAAATGGACAGATCAGAAGTCTCTCCAGTTTGTCATGAAGAAG GTTGAGTCTTTAATTCCAAGACTTTGGACTACAAAGGAGATTTCTAGTGAGGCTGAGCTCGACCTTCTTTTTTCCAAG GTAACAGTTGGCAAAAAAAGCTTCTTCTCCAACTATGTCCAGTTACTTTCCTTTTGGCGAAAGCGACGCAGTCAGCTGTTGACCGGGCCGGCTGAGGCGGCTGACGG AAGTCTTTCTGTCACACCGTTTTTCCTCGGCGATGAGCTCCTCTTTCCCATGGGAATGTTCATCCCTCCTCTCTTCCATCCTACCTATCCTAG GGCCATGAATTATGGTTTGATGGGTTTCCTTATTGCCAAAGACATCCTCCACTTGATTTTGCCTGATG TTTACTCTCGGAGTGAGATGGTGCACACTGTCGGGGAATGTGTGTGGGCTCACTACCTCGCTGTGACAAAAGAAgcgggcggcggcggtggagaGTTTTCTCTGTcagcggcgcagcagcaggaggtgtgGGTGCAGTATTCTGCATTGCAGATAGCATTGCAG GCTTATCATCGGAGTCTAAAGAACCATCCAAGGGACACGTCCATCTCAGGACTATCACACACACGTCTCTTTCTCACATCTTTTTCACAG GTTCACTGTGACTCAGACGAATACAGCCAATTCATGCCCTTAGAGCCTTCCTTCTTGATTACAGTCATTTGCGTCAATTCTGATCTGTGTCCTACGAGCCTGCAGTGTCCCAATAAAACTCAGCAGCAGCATTCATTAGGAACATGCTGA
- the kel gene encoding kell blood group glycoprotein isoform X6, protein MLSVKPSQSESGRGLQPPPLFQLPLTDQDPSDNDQQTQLQLERQLSESNPEAQQQAKPRWINPRRLLLLLLGFSLCSAILGLFYYMHYRHLNSNIQTVTPCLSPACRWASARLSISVDPFTQPCDYFLFSCGSDILSPNKGGRQRGQDIPGHPQNLKENAGRKGQRKEKIPDRRTVLLQYLREILGSESNDRPVSSAVQKAKGFYHSCLDTESIETAGADPFLALIQKLGGWAVSGQWNRTDFNSTLSLLMRDYATFPFFNLYVGRDPNEMPRGTTKRYIQIDQPDLLIPVQWNSKTLKSQAETQTLRPFLESCQRYLALLGAPPSRSMIHVGTFISLSSELAVAAAPLHVRLSRGQLHRRMTIAELQKQAPAIDWLGCLRAAFHPLPLFKDDHVLLHNLPYITQMSRTIGKWLTKHELSTSSPVHTYMVLNLLHTLIPALDSRFLETANNLSVALGEAEGVADRWKRCVFETERGFDHVLTHLLSERTALREAEEIVQNIFSSFKSTLHELKWTDQKSLQFVMKKVESLIPRLWTTKEISSEAELDLLFSKVTVGKKSFFSNYVQLLSFWRKRRSQLLTGPAEAADGSLSVTPFFLGDELLFPMGMFIPPLFHPTYPRAMNYGLMGFLIAKDILHLILPDVYSRSEMVHTVGECVWAHYLAVTKEAGGGGGEFSLSAAQQQEVWVQYSALQIALQAYHRSLKNHPRDTSISGLSHTRLFLTSFSQVHCDSDEYSQFMPLEPSFLITVICVNSDLCPTSLQCPNKTQQQHSLGTC, encoded by the exons ATG CTATCTGTCAAGCCGTCACAGTCAGAATCTGGGAGGGGGCTCCAGCCTCCACCTCTGTTTCAGCTGCCACTCACCGACCAGGATCCCTCCGACAACGACCAACAAACGCAGCTCCAGCTTGAGCGCCAGCTGTCCGAGTCGAACCccgaggcccagcagcaggcAAAGCCGAGGTGGATAAATCCTCGAaggctgcttctcctccttttggGCTTCTCCTTATGTAGTGCCATTCTGGGACTTTTTTATTATATGCATTATAGACATCTAAATAGCAATATCCAGACAG TGACTCCATGTCTCTCCCCAGCCTGCCGCTGGGCCTCAGCCCGTCTGTCCATATCTGTCGATCCCTTCACGCAGCCCTGCGATTACTTCTTGTTCTCATGTGGATCTGATATACTTTCCCCGAACAAGGGCGGGAGGCAAAGAGGGCAGGACATCCCTGGGCATCCACAGAACCTGAAGGAAAATGCTGGGAGGAAAGgacagagaaaggagaaaataCCGGACAGAAGAACAGTGCTGCTGCAATATCTCAGGGAGATTTTAGGTAGTG AATCAAATGACAGACCGGTTAGTTCAGCGGTCCAAAAGGCCAAAGGCTTTTACCATTCCTGTTTGGACACCGAATCCATTGAAACAGCTGGAGCAGACCCCTTCCTCGCACTCATCCAGAAG CTCGGTGGCTGGGCCGTGTCGGGCCAGTGGAATCGGACCGACTTTAACTCCACCTTGAGCCTGCTCATGAGAGACTACGCCACCTTCCCGTTCTTCAACCTCTATGTGGGAAGAGACCCGAATGAAATGCCCCGCGGGACAACTAAAAGATACATACAG ATCGATCAGCCAGATCTGTTGATCCCGGTCCAATGGAACAGCAAGACACTGAAGTCTCAAGCTGAAACGCAG ACGCTACGTCCCTTCTTGGAATCGTGTCAGAGGTACCTGGCGTTGTTGGGGGCCCCGCCCAGCCGCAGCATGATCCACGTGGGCACGTTCATCTCTCTGTCCTCCGAGCTCGCCGTGGCGGCGGCACCTTTGCACGTTCGCCTTTCGAGAGGACAGCTTCATCGGCGCATGACCATCGCAGAACTGCAG AAACAGGCCCCGGCCATCGATTGGCTGGGCTGTCTGCGGGCCGCTTTCCATCCACTGCCGCTCTTCAAAGACGATCACGTCCTTCTGCATAATTTACCTTACATTACGCAAATGTCCCGCACCATTGGCAAATGGCTGACCAAGCACGAGCTGAGCACCAG CAGCCCCGTTCATACGTACATGGTCCTCAACCTGCTGCACACCCTGATACCTGCCCTGGACTCCAGGTTTTTGGAAACGGCGAACAATTTGTCTGTGGCTCTGGGTGAGGCCGAAGGG GTAGCCGATCGCTGGAAACGCTGCGTGTTCGAAACCGAGCGAGGATTTGACCACGTTCTTACACACCTTCTCAGTGAGAGGACAGCGCTCAGAGAG GCAGAGGAGAttgttcaaaatatattttcatcctTCAAGTCCACATTACATGAACTCAAATGGACAGATCAGAAGTCTCTCCAGTTTGTCATGAAGAAG GTTGAGTCTTTAATTCCAAGACTTTGGACTACAAAGGAGATTTCTAGTGAGGCTGAGCTCGACCTTCTTTTTTCCAAG GTAACAGTTGGCAAAAAAAGCTTCTTCTCCAACTATGTCCAGTTACTTTCCTTTTGGCGAAAGCGACGCAGTCAGCTGTTGACCGGGCCGGCTGAGGCGGCTGACGG AAGTCTTTCTGTCACACCGTTTTTCCTCGGCGATGAGCTCCTCTTTCCCATGGGAATGTTCATCCCTCCTCTCTTCCATCCTACCTATCCTAG GGCCATGAATTATGGTTTGATGGGTTTCCTTATTGCCAAAGACATCCTCCACTTGATTTTGCCTGATG TTTACTCTCGGAGTGAGATGGTGCACACTGTCGGGGAATGTGTGTGGGCTCACTACCTCGCTGTGACAAAAGAAgcgggcggcggcggtggagaGTTTTCTCTGTcagcggcgcagcagcaggaggtgtgGGTGCAGTATTCTGCATTGCAGATAGCATTGCAG GCTTATCATCGGAGTCTAAAGAACCATCCAAGGGACACGTCCATCTCAGGACTATCACACACACGTCTCTTTCTCACATCTTTTTCACAG GTTCACTGTGACTCAGACGAATACAGCCAATTCATGCCCTTAGAGCCTTCCTTCTTGATTACAGTCATTTGCGTCAATTCTGATCTGTGTCCTACGAGCCTGCAGTGTCCCAATAAAACTCAGCAGCAGCATTCATTAGGAACATGCTGA